From a single Andrena cerasifolii isolate SP2316 chromosome 8, iyAndCera1_principal, whole genome shotgun sequence genomic region:
- the Nup54 gene encoding nuclear pore complex protein Nup54 isoform X1, whose protein sequence is MSFGSGFAVTTSTPAPAFSFGATASTAATPVKPAGFGTPSFGFSTPGTLAPSLLGSSSTPAAGGFGTGTGFGTPAATGFGSATTTGFGAAPAFGATPTGFGTTPAFGSVPASTGTGFGTTSTFGSTPAATTGFGGFGTATTTASLGFGGFSGFGTATTTSAPSFFGGFGTTNTPSTGFGTATGFGGFGTKPTTTTTTTGFSGFGTGFAGFGTGLTQPHQQQPFQQQQQLQQQSANTISEALYNAVFNCQLYNDERDNIIARWNLIQALWGTGKAYYSMNAPPIDLNQENPLCRFKAIGYSRMPEADNNDGIVVLCFNKKKKDIKEGETQLIAFMNNILGNKPNLSLTIDNIKSTGEDKSQVTIFITEKGITGAPRKIPASELVTYLSQPMQKQQLMQNGVEDMLPLVKLDPAQLKEYLDNPPCSIDPRLWKQAQLDNPNPELYIPVPMIGFQQVKHRLKCQEEETTRHRNFLDMAAEEIQRLQRQHTAIQARLKEHRRTLLELQHRVLQVLVRQEISRKVGLSLQSEEEVLTRRFEVMHSQISAPTQFKGRISEMLSQLRMRSHIDTQNQERYAMDPIAQDDIKAYLTMEQQGMAQLISTINADLESLKIIKDGMSDLLMSHNIS, encoded by the exons ATGTCATTCGGTAGTGGATTTGCAGTGACAACCTCGACGCCCGCTCCTGCGTTCAGTTTCGGTGCTACGGCCTCCACCGCGGCGACACCGGTGAAACCGG CAGGATTTGGAACGCCGTCCTTTGGATTTAGTACACCGGGAACACTAGCGCCAAGTCTCCTTGGCTCTTCTTCGACACCAGCCGCTGGGGGATTTGGCACTGGTACCGGGTTTGGGACACCGGCTGCCACTGGGTTTGGTAGTGCAACAACAACTGGTTTCGGTGCTGCACCTGCCTTTGGTGCTACGCCTACCGGCTTTGGGACCACTCCAGCCTTTGGTAGCGTGCCTGCTTCGACAGGCACTGGGTTTGGTACCACCTCGACTTTTGGCAGCACGCCTGCTGCTACAACAGGCTTCGGTGGATTTGGAACAGCCACGACAACAGCTTCGTTAGGCTTTGGTGGTTTCAGTGGATTCGGAACCGCGACAACTACGTCTGCGCCCTCCTTCTTTGGGGGATTTGGTACTACCAATACACCTTCCACTGGCTTTGGTACAGCCACAGGCTTCGGTGGGTTTGGAACGAAGCCAACCACCACAACTACGACCACTGGCTTCAGTGGCTTTGGTACAG GATTTGCAGGCTTCGGCACCGGACTGACGCAGCCTCACCAGCAGCAACCGTtccaacagcagcaacaactacaGCAACAATCCGCCAATACTATATCAGAAGCATTGTACAATGCCGTTTTCAATTGTCAGTTGTATAACGACGAGCGCGATAATATTATTGCCAGATGGAATCTTATACAAGCTCTGTGGGGCACAGGGAAAGCCTACTATTCAATGAACGCGCCGCCTATTGATCTTAATCAAGAAAACCCGCTGTGTAGATTCAAGGCCATCGGGTATAGCCGTATGCCCGAGGCCGATAATAACGACGGAATAGTCGTGCTCTGTTTcaataagaagaagaaagataTCAAGGAAGGCGAGACGCAGTTAATCGCCTTCATGAATAATATCCTGGGGAACAAGCCGAATTTGTCGTTAACGATCGACAATATCAAGTCTACCGGGGAAGACAAGAGTCAAGTGACCATCTTCATCACCGAGAAAGGAATCACCGGAGCTCCCAGAAAAATTCCCGCCAGCGAATTGGTTACGTACCTGTCGCAACCGATGCAGAAGCAGCAGCTGATGCAGAATGGCGTGGAGGATATGCTCCCTCTAGTGAAACTAGATCCCGCACAGCTGAAAGAATACTTAGATAATCCACCCTGCTCCATAGATCCTAGATTGTGGAAGCAGGCTCAGCTAGACAATCCGAATCCCGAGCTGTACATACCGGTGCCAATGATCGGCTTTCAGCAAGTCAAGCACAGATTAAAGTGCCAGGAAGAGGAAACGACTAGGCATAGAAATTTCTTAGACATGGCGGCGGAGGAGATACAGAGATTGCAGAGGCAACACACGGCGATACAAGCTAGGCTTAAAGAGCATAGGAGAACCCTACTGGAACTTCAACATAGGGTATTACAA GTGCTGGTGCGGCAGGAGATCTCCCGTAAAGTTGGCTTGTCTTTGCAATCGGAGGAAGAAGTTCTGACGCGCAGGTTCGAGGTGATGCACTCGCAGATCAGTGCCCCGACTCAGTTCAAAGGTAGAATTAGCGAAATGCTTTCTCAGTTGAGAATGAGAAGCCATATAGACACTCAGAATCAAGAGCGATACGCGATGGACCCTATAGCGCAGGACGATATAAAAGCG TATCTGACGATGGAACAACAAGGCATGGCGCAACTCATATCAACGATAAACGCTGACTTAGAAAGTTTGAAAATCATCAAAGACGGCATGTCTGATCTTCTGATGAGTCACAATATATCGTGA
- the LOC143372455 gene encoding uncharacterized protein LOC143372455, translating to MSDANKQSQEFARKLLKIALLDGSKMIYRRADKSLDTVTELLRETGTTDVAIGDVTAEIMLTTMGKIPNEMFYLEDTAPSMKVTSHKLYRTESPGYAEAVTATTQLTSSNEYTSHSSVLLALLTALLIILLLCCTTACLIAKSKKKSNFFGKADMECDAGCSGISQPLLDKISDCTNKTSISSLRN from the exons ATGTCGGACGCAAATAAACAAAGCCAG GAATTTGCCCGCAAGCTATTAAAGATAGCCTTGCTCGATGGCAGTAAAATGATATATCGCCGTGCTGATAAATCTTTGGATACAGTGACAGAACTCCTGCGAGAAACTGGTACTACGGACGTAGCGATTGGG GACGTTACCGCAGAAATTATGTTGACAACAATGGGCAAAATACCAAACGAAATGTTTTACTTAGAGGATACAGCTCCCAGCATGAAAGTTACTTCTCACAAACTCTACCGGACAGAATCACCAGGGTACGCGGAGGCTGTCACAGCGACGACACAGCTTACATCCAGCAACGAATACACGAGCCACTCGTCAGTTTTACTCGCTCTGCTAACGGCGCTACTGATAATATTACTGCTATGCTGCACTACGGCGTGCCTCATAGCTAAATCCAAAAAGAAAAGCAATTTCTTCGGGAAGGCGGACATGGAATGCGACGCAGGATGCTCCGGCATAAGTCAACCTCTACTAGACAAGATTTCCGACTgcacgaataaaacgagcatcAGTTCTCTGAGGAACTAA
- the Nup54 gene encoding nuclear pore complex protein Nup54 isoform X2, whose protein sequence is MSFGSGFAVTTSTPAPAFSFGATASTAATPVKPGFGTPSFGFSTPGTLAPSLLGSSSTPAAGGFGTGTGFGTPAATGFGSATTTGFGAAPAFGATPTGFGTTPAFGSVPASTGTGFGTTSTFGSTPAATTGFGGFGTATTTASLGFGGFSGFGTATTTSAPSFFGGFGTTNTPSTGFGTATGFGGFGTKPTTTTTTTGFSGFGTGFAGFGTGLTQPHQQQPFQQQQQLQQQSANTISEALYNAVFNCQLYNDERDNIIARWNLIQALWGTGKAYYSMNAPPIDLNQENPLCRFKAIGYSRMPEADNNDGIVVLCFNKKKKDIKEGETQLIAFMNNILGNKPNLSLTIDNIKSTGEDKSQVTIFITEKGITGAPRKIPASELVTYLSQPMQKQQLMQNGVEDMLPLVKLDPAQLKEYLDNPPCSIDPRLWKQAQLDNPNPELYIPVPMIGFQQVKHRLKCQEEETTRHRNFLDMAAEEIQRLQRQHTAIQARLKEHRRTLLELQHRVLQVLVRQEISRKVGLSLQSEEEVLTRRFEVMHSQISAPTQFKGRISEMLSQLRMRSHIDTQNQERYAMDPIAQDDIKAYLTMEQQGMAQLISTINADLESLKIIKDGMSDLLMSHNIS, encoded by the exons ATGTCATTCGGTAGTGGATTTGCAGTGACAACCTCGACGCCCGCTCCTGCGTTCAGTTTCGGTGCTACGGCCTCCACCGCGGCGACACCGGTGAAACCGG GATTTGGAACGCCGTCCTTTGGATTTAGTACACCGGGAACACTAGCGCCAAGTCTCCTTGGCTCTTCTTCGACACCAGCCGCTGGGGGATTTGGCACTGGTACCGGGTTTGGGACACCGGCTGCCACTGGGTTTGGTAGTGCAACAACAACTGGTTTCGGTGCTGCACCTGCCTTTGGTGCTACGCCTACCGGCTTTGGGACCACTCCAGCCTTTGGTAGCGTGCCTGCTTCGACAGGCACTGGGTTTGGTACCACCTCGACTTTTGGCAGCACGCCTGCTGCTACAACAGGCTTCGGTGGATTTGGAACAGCCACGACAACAGCTTCGTTAGGCTTTGGTGGTTTCAGTGGATTCGGAACCGCGACAACTACGTCTGCGCCCTCCTTCTTTGGGGGATTTGGTACTACCAATACACCTTCCACTGGCTTTGGTACAGCCACAGGCTTCGGTGGGTTTGGAACGAAGCCAACCACCACAACTACGACCACTGGCTTCAGTGGCTTTGGTACAG GATTTGCAGGCTTCGGCACCGGACTGACGCAGCCTCACCAGCAGCAACCGTtccaacagcagcaacaactacaGCAACAATCCGCCAATACTATATCAGAAGCATTGTACAATGCCGTTTTCAATTGTCAGTTGTATAACGACGAGCGCGATAATATTATTGCCAGATGGAATCTTATACAAGCTCTGTGGGGCACAGGGAAAGCCTACTATTCAATGAACGCGCCGCCTATTGATCTTAATCAAGAAAACCCGCTGTGTAGATTCAAGGCCATCGGGTATAGCCGTATGCCCGAGGCCGATAATAACGACGGAATAGTCGTGCTCTGTTTcaataagaagaagaaagataTCAAGGAAGGCGAGACGCAGTTAATCGCCTTCATGAATAATATCCTGGGGAACAAGCCGAATTTGTCGTTAACGATCGACAATATCAAGTCTACCGGGGAAGACAAGAGTCAAGTGACCATCTTCATCACCGAGAAAGGAATCACCGGAGCTCCCAGAAAAATTCCCGCCAGCGAATTGGTTACGTACCTGTCGCAACCGATGCAGAAGCAGCAGCTGATGCAGAATGGCGTGGAGGATATGCTCCCTCTAGTGAAACTAGATCCCGCACAGCTGAAAGAATACTTAGATAATCCACCCTGCTCCATAGATCCTAGATTGTGGAAGCAGGCTCAGCTAGACAATCCGAATCCCGAGCTGTACATACCGGTGCCAATGATCGGCTTTCAGCAAGTCAAGCACAGATTAAAGTGCCAGGAAGAGGAAACGACTAGGCATAGAAATTTCTTAGACATGGCGGCGGAGGAGATACAGAGATTGCAGAGGCAACACACGGCGATACAAGCTAGGCTTAAAGAGCATAGGAGAACCCTACTGGAACTTCAACATAGGGTATTACAA GTGCTGGTGCGGCAGGAGATCTCCCGTAAAGTTGGCTTGTCTTTGCAATCGGAGGAAGAAGTTCTGACGCGCAGGTTCGAGGTGATGCACTCGCAGATCAGTGCCCCGACTCAGTTCAAAGGTAGAATTAGCGAAATGCTTTCTCAGTTGAGAATGAGAAGCCATATAGACACTCAGAATCAAGAGCGATACGCGATGGACCCTATAGCGCAGGACGATATAAAAGCG TATCTGACGATGGAACAACAAGGCATGGCGCAACTCATATCAACGATAAACGCTGACTTAGAAAGTTTGAAAATCATCAAAGACGGCATGTCTGATCTTCTGATGAGTCACAATATATCGTGA
- the LOC143372453 gene encoding uncharacterized protein LOC143372453, producing MIVYVPGRMPSHVGPYGAARYPGTLLGAVPGFYSPISGYSTSPNSGYYGSLSLHQQPPLDLPVWPRRMPVEEELGTSPSAALPGLGVSPGGLANGGPPSPAHSDSDASSSSLELGSVRRGENAQLKCRWQNCGRWFTSLEQLAGHVARLHAAPGPRGLFYCGWEGCARGERGFNARYKMLVHVRTHTNEKPHHCFQCDKSFSRAENLKIHARSHTGERPYVCPVEGCNKAYSNSSDRFKHTRTHAVDKPYCCKVPGCPKRYTDPSSLRKHVKTYRHYVNNNDKVQEKSFDENNSQEKTRLDSTSPDKQSSSVHSESDKKDSSIESNTSGSSPKTSNSFEEQRNFVEWNNMYNLQEQRKEQEQITPRKAYEQEVKIYPRIYDESYIIPDRIQVNPMYVSSNAMIKDCPSAQSPQTSPRHIPDSLPRIGMQSTPIKTEEPVEYPSKASTVDYRNIESIVNSTPCKKENIVVTDPVRNSVIKRAEDLKMEVEQTPAKEDFCKDTSDCCCRHKCCVHSNDNILEKTKILSDLILKAQNPLFRHLLDSVDLQYGLQNMWGNIVDTNNSCGQDLRVKSDNVVEMEQDLPLDLTVNK from the exons ATGATCGTTTACGTTCCGGGTAGAATGCCAAGCCACGTTGGTCCGTACGGCGCCGCTCGTTACCCGGGCACCCTGCTAGGAGCAGTCCCGGGTTTTTACAGCCCGATTTCCGGTTATTCCACCAGCCCCAACTCCGGCTACTACGGGAGCCTCAGCCTGCATCAGCAACCACCGCTGGACCTTCCGGTTTGGCCGCGAAGGATGCCGGTCGAGGAGGAACTAGGCACGTCTCCGTCGGCCGCGTTGCCAGGGCTCGGGGTCTCCCCGGGTGGCCTGGCCAACGGTGGTCCCCCGAGTCCCGCGCACAGCGACTCCGATGCCTCCAGCTCCAGCTTGGAGCTCGGGTCCGTTCGTCGCGGGGAGAACGCCCAACTCAAGTGCAG ATGGCAGAATTGCGGGCGATGGTTCACGTCCTTGGAACAACTAGCAGGACATGTCGCGCGACTACACGCAGCGCCAGGACCGCGGGGATTGTTCTATTGCGGCTGGGAGGGATGCGCGAGAGGTGAACGTGGATTTAATGCGAG ATACAAAATGCTGGTGCACGTCCGGACGCACACGAACGAGAAGCCACACCACTGTTTCCAATGCGACAAGAGCTTCAGCAGGGCGGAGAACCTCAAGATCCACGCTCGTTCCCACACAGGCGAGCGTCCTTACGTCTGCCCGGTGGAAGGCTGCAACAAGGCCTACTCCAACTCCTCGGACAGGTTCAAGCACACCAGGACCCACGCCGTGGACAAGCCGTACTGCTGCAAGGTGCCAGGCTGCCCCAAGAGGTACACCGATCCCTCGTCCCTGCGCAAGCACGTGAAAACGTATAGGCATTACGTGAACAACAACGACAAGGTCCAGGAGAAGAGTTTCGACGAGAACAACTCCCAGGAGAAGACCAGGCTCGACAGCACCTCGCCGGATAAGCAGAGCAGCAGCGTCCACTCCGAGTCCGACAAGAAAGACAGCAGCATCGAGAGCAACACGTCCGGGTCGAGCCCGAAGACCAGCAACAGCTTCGAGGAGCAGAGGAACTTCGTCGAGTGGAACAACATGTACAATCTGCAGGAGCAGCGCAAGGAGCAGGAGCAGATCACGCCGAGGAAAGCGTACGAGCAGGAGGTGAAGATCTACCCGAGGATCTACGACGAGAGCTACATAATACCGGACAGGATTCAGGTGAACCCCATGTACGTTTCGAGCAACGCCATGATAAAGGACTGCCCGTCGGCTCAGTCGCCCCAGACGAGTCCCCGTCACATCCCCGACTCGTTGCCCCGCATCGGGATGCAATCCACGCCCATCAAGACCGAGGAGCCCGTCGAGTACCCCAGCAAAGCCAGCACGGTAGACTACAGGAACATCGAGTCGATCGTGAACAGCACGCCCTGCAAGAAGGAGAATATAGTGGTAACCGATCCGGTGAGGAATTCTGTGATAAAACGAGCCGAGGATCTCAAGATGGAGGTGGAGCAAACGCCCGCCAAGGAGGACTTCTGCAAAGACACCAGCGACTGCTGTTGCCGCCACAAGTGCTGCGTGCACAGCAACGACAACATCCTCGAGAAGACCAAGATCCTCTCGGATCTCATCCTCAAGGCGCAGAATCCTCTCTTCAGACACCTGCTGGACTCGGTGGACCTGCAGTACGGGCTGCAGAACATGTGGGGCAACATCGTCGACACGAACAACAGCTGCGGGCAAGATCTGCGAGTGAAGAGCGACAACGTCGTCGAGATGGAGCAAGATCTACCTCTGGATCTCACGGTCAACAAGTGA